The Amycolatopsis jiangsuensis nucleotide sequence GAAACCCCGAGTGCACCGGCGATCTGATGCAACTCGCGATGTTCGTCGGCAGTGACCACACCATCCGACTCCGCCACCGCCCGCACCGCGGAGGCGAACTCGACATGGAGCCGGCGCACCTCCACCTCGGGTATCCCCGCCGCTGCGGCCAGCCGAGCGAGCGACCACCCTTCGTCCTCCGAAAGGAACTGATCGCTTACCGCCTCGGCGAGGAGATCGAGATACGCCTGGGTCGCCGTCGCGCCGGCGCCGCCGGAGTCGGTGGAAATCCGGTCCACCACGCCGGCCATCCAGCCTTTCTCCACCATGGCCTCGTCCGGTCTGCGCATGATCGTCGCGCCGCCGGCGAACCGGGGTAACGAGGGGAAACGCGGTGCCGAAGCGAACCCCAGCCCGTGCACACCGGCCAACGCGAGCACCACCTGCGCACAAGCCCGTGCAGACGGCGCAGCGAGGTATCCGGGAAAGTCCGCGATACCGAGCGCATGCGCGACGGTGGCAAGGCGGTAGTTGGGCAGCCGCAGGGTGGTCCGAGCCGCGTCGACGAGCGAAACACCGGGCAAGGCCGGCAGCGTAACCCCCAGCCGGGTCACTTCCGCGTTCAGGAAAGCTCGAGTCGACGGCAGGTCGTGCAGCACGACGATGGCGTTTCGGCACAGGTCGAGCATCGGTCCGAGGACGTCCGCGAACCCAGGCGCACCTTGGAGGTCCATGCCGGTGATCCGGTGCGGGCCACGCCATCCGGCGGCGCGGCGTTCCTGCGGGTCGACCAAGGTCGAGAACTCTCCGAGGAGGGTCCCGTCACCCCGGTACCGCACGACACCGACCTCGATGATCCGCCCGCTACGCAGACCGGTGGTCTTCACGTCGATCGCGGCGAACTCGAGATCTTGGGCAGAAATCCGGCCGCTCGGGATCAGCGGCACTACTTCAATCAAGTCGGCCATCGTGCTCGCGCTTCCTCTCCGGCGATTCCGGAAAATATCGCCCACGTCCGCTGATTCGTCACCACATCCGGCTCGAAAACCAGCTTTTGTGACGGTCTTGTGACCAAATTCCTCGGCTGTTCAGGTGATGATGAACAGTTGCGCGTCTCGGGCGTAACGCCGACCTGGGTTTCCGCGAAGACCCTTCGGCACACCGAATCCAGAAACGAGGATTTCCGCCCATGCACCCGACCCCGGATCTCTCGGCACGCCCGCGGAAGCGGATGCCGAAGTGGCTGATGAGCACTCTCGGCGTTTTCGCGATCCTGTTCGTACTGGGTGCAGTCTTCGGCAAGACGCCGGAACCGGCACCGCAGCCAGTGGCCGCACCAGCCGCCTCGGCCGAAGTGATTCCGCCGAGCACCTCGGTACCCCCACCGATCACCTACCGCGTAAGCCAGGTGACCGATGGGGCCACAGTCGAACTCGCAGGCAGCGACGGCAGCCACCGCACAGTGCATGTGCTCGGAATAGCCGTCGCGACTGGGAGCAACTGCTATGCCGCGGAGACCGCCACGTGGGCCACCACGAAGCTGATCGGTTCGACCGTACACATCACCACCGACACTGCCACCGGAGTGGCGTTCAGCTTGGACGATGGCACCGATTACGCCACTGCCGCGCTCGAAAACGGTTACGCTCAGCTCGCCTCCGACGCAGCCTCGGCCACGCTGCGCGACGCGGAAACCGTCGCCCGTCAAGCAGTCAGCGGGCTGTGGGCCGCACCGTGCAAAGGGCTGATCACCGCACCGACCCCGCAACCCCCGGCCCAGCAAGCGAAGCCTGCGCCCACGAAAAAGACCACCACGCATGCGGCACCTCCTCCTCGGACGACCGAAGAAGAACCTGCGCCGGCACCCGCACCCGAATCGATCTACTATAAAAACTGCGCTGCCGCGCGAGCCGCAGGCGCGGCACCGCTTCATGCCGGCGAACCCGGATACAGTCGCAAACTCGACCGCGACGGAGATGGTGTCGCCTGTGAATAAGAGCGTGTCTCACTTGGTTGTTGGTTGAGGTGTGGGCATGATCATGAGCTGTGATGGACGAGTTGTCGCGACGGCTGGTGCCCGACGAGTTGTGGGCGCTGGTCGAACCGTTGATCCCGCCGGGAAAGACGCGCCCGCAGGGTGGCGGCATGTCACGAGTGGGCGACCGGGCGGTGTTCACCGCGATCGTGTTCGTGCTGACCAGCGGCTGCGCCTGGCGACATCTGCCGCCCAGCTTCGGGGTCACCGTGCCGACAGCGCATCGGCGGTTCACCGAGTGGACCAAGGTCGGCCTGTGGCGCGATGTGCACCGGGCGGTGCTGGACGAACTTGGCGGCAAGGGCATGATCGACTGGTCGCGTGCGGTCCTGGACGGAGCATCCGTCAGGGCCAAAAGGGGGGCGGTCTGACCGGTCGGAGCCCGGTCGATCGCGGCAAGCCCGGCTCGAAGATCCATGTGCTGTCCGACCGGGCCGGACTTCCGTTAACCGTTGGGATCTCCGCGGCCAACACTCACGACAGTCACGCGCTCAGACCCTTGGTCAACGCGCTGCCGCCGATCCGGTCTCGCCGCGGACCGCGCCGCCGGAAACCGGCCAAGCTCCACGCCGACAAGGCCTACGACATCCCAGCCCTACGCGACTGGCTCCGCCGGCGCGGGATCATCCCGCGCATCGCCCGCAAAGGTATCGAATCCACCGAGAAACTCGGAAGACACCGGTGGGTGATCGAACGGTCCATCGCCTGGCTGACCAGCTACCGGCGCCTGACCATCCGCTACGAACGCAAACCCAGCCACTACCTCGCCTTCCTCACCCTCGCCGCCACCATCACCTGTTACAAGAAACTCGCCAAATGAGACACGCTCTAAGTGAGCATTCGGTGGCGCCGGCCCGTACCGACGCCACCGACAATTCACAACGGAGCGATATTCTCCTCGAGATCGTTCAACAGCGCGTGCATCGGTCCCCAGCAGAGCATTACGCTGTCCCGGTCGAACCTAGGCTGCTCCGACAATTCTTTGCGTGGGTGCACGAAATTGCGGAAGTCGCGTACCGTGTCCACGAATTTCGCAGCATCGAGCTGAATCCAGTCCTTACCGTGCGCAAGGTCGATCAGCTCCTTGAGGCTGACTCTCCCGGCGTCTTTACGTCCACCTTTTCCGCGAGGATCCGGGAACCCTTTTTCGCGCAGTTCCGCATCGCGTTCCAGCAACAACTGGAGCAACAATCCTTCGACCAGGCTGCCAATACCGATCACAGCCATCGTATAGGCGCCCCCGGACTCGCAAATCCGGGTCTCGTCGAGCCGGCGCACCAGCATGTCGACAGTCACCGGGTCGGCGAACAACCGTTCCAGGCGGTTGCGGAAGTCCGCGGGCTCACTGAACGTCGCCCGAGTCCCGTCCTTGCTGAGCTGACCGATCACCGGCCGGCCGGACACATAGGTCACCACCAGGTCCTCCGGAGCCAGCTTGTCATTCACCGTAACCCGGAATTCCTCGGCGACCACCGCGCCGCCGTCATACTCGATCGGATCGCAGACCCGGCACAGCAACCGCTCGATCTCCGCCCGGTCTTCCCGGCGTTCCTCGATATGTTCTCGCAACCACGGAATCCGTGGAGACCCGTCGTACTCCGGCGGGTCCACCCAACCGGCGTTTGCCAGCAGCTCGGCCAGCTCCGCGCCTCGGCGTTCGTAGGGACCGCCGAGATCGGCGATCGCCTCGGCCAGCTTTCCGATCGTACGCGGGTCGAGCGGGAACATCAGTTCTCCTTCTTGTCGGCTAGGTCCTGAGCTATCTCGACGGCCCGGGTGAGCCGGGTGACGATCTTCTGGCCCCGCCGCTTGAACCCGAGCTCGGTCATCGCCTGCTGTAGGCGGACTTCCCGATCGAGCAACAACAGGTCGGACATCAACCAGAGGCAAAGCTCGATCAGCTGCGCCTCGCTGTACTCCTGGATGGGCGACCCAGCGGGCACATTCGGTCGCGGCCCACGCTCGGCAGCAGCCGGTACCACCGGCGCAGCGGGTACAACCGGTGCCGCCTCGACCCGTTCGGCATCCGGATCGGCCATCGCCTCCTCCCACGCCTTGACGATTCGGTCTGTCTCGGCAACCGGGTCGGCAAACCAGGCCGATGACCACAACCGGTGAAACCGCCACCCCAGGTGCTCGAGGTGCGCTTGCCGGAGCCGATCCCGGTCCCGCGCGCTCGGCGACCGGTGATAACGCTCGCCATCGGCCTCCACCGCGAGCACCATGCGGCCGGGCGTGCTGCGATGGGCAAGCGCGAAGTCGATGCGATATCCGGAAAAACCCCACTGCGGGTGCACCGGCACACCGCGCCCTCGCAACGCAACTTCGATGGCCTGCTCGAACCCATTGAGTTCGACCTGCTCGATGCGACCGACCTCGTCGATCCGGCCGTGCGCAGCGGCGAACTCCAAGTACCTGCGCAGCAGTTCGGTACCGGTGACCCGATCCGACGGTTCAAGGTCATGCGCGGTGAACGACGACACCACGGTCATCCGCCGCTTGGCTCGAGTGACCGCAACGTTGAGACGTCGTTCACTTCCATCGAAGTTGAGCACCCCGAAACCGGTACGGTTCACCTTCCCGGTCGCATCTCTGGCGACGCCGACGCTGAGGATGATCGCGTCCCGTTCGTCCCCCTGCACGCTTTCCAAGTTCTTGACGAAGAACCGGCGACCGACCGGCACTTCGGCAGAGAAGAACCCGGCGAGTTCCGGAGACTGCCCGCGGGCTTCTCGTAACGCTCGTTCGATCCGTGCCTGGTGGGGGGCTCCGGGAGTGATCACGCCAAGGCTCTCATCCGGCCGCGAACGCGCGTGTTCGAGCACCAGCTCCACTACTCTGGCGACTTCGGCGGGTGCTGAACCACGTTGCCCAGGCGATGCCGCACCGTCCACCACTTCCA carries:
- a CDS encoding 3'-5' exonuclease; this translates as MADLIEVVPLIPSGRISAQDLEFAAIDVKTTGLRSGRIIEVGVVRYRGDGTLLGEFSTLVDPQERRAAGWRGPHRITGMDLQGAPGFADVLGPMLDLCRNAIVVLHDLPSTRAFLNAEVTRLGVTLPALPGVSLVDAARTTLRLPNYRLATVAHALGIADFPGYLAAPSARACAQVVLALAGVHGLGFASAPRFPSLPRFAGGATIMRRPDEAMVEKGWMAGVVDRISTDSGGAGATATQAYLDLLAEAVSDQFLSEDEGWSLARLAAAAGIPEVEVRRLHVEFASAVRAVAESDGVVTADEHRELHQIAGALGVSEVVMDLRPTGGRRKATRVLVLGASAGADRLRAQILAEGVQLAKKLTASVTHLVYGPDVPGTDPRVPRAVELGAQVLELAAAPAALGFEHAVPRTKALPTGRPDTAPERQVLEAVPISEQVTAQAEPVPPPAESNAGSSRRTSTPTRPAAVAATSPRGVFAGRALMAGGLVLMLVTVVALFGGAGVGAGIVIAVFGVGALVGGWYVEEESRLRGSSR
- a CDS encoding thermonuclease family protein, producing MPKWLMSTLGVFAILFVLGAVFGKTPEPAPQPVAAPAASAEVIPPSTSVPPPITYRVSQVTDGATVELAGSDGSHRTVHVLGIAVATGSNCYAAETATWATTKLIGSTVHITTDTATGVAFSLDDGTDYATAALENGYAQLASDAASATLRDAETVARQAVSGLWAAPCKGLITAPTPQPPAQQAKPAPTKKTTTHAAPPPRTTEEEPAPAPAPESIYYKNCAAARAAGAAPLHAGEPGYSRKLDRDGDGVACE
- a CDS encoding IS5 family transposase (programmed frameshift) is translated as MDELSRRLVPDELWALVEPLIPPGKTRPQGGGMSRVGDRAVFTAIVFVLTSGCAWRHLPPSFGVTVPTAHRRFTEWTKVGLWRDVHRAVLDELGGKGMIDWSRAVLDGASVRAKKGGGLTGRSPVDRGKPGSKIHVLSDRAGLPLTVGISAANTHDSHALRPLVNALPPIRSRRGPRRRKPAKLHADKAYDIPALRDWLRRRGIIPRIARKGIESTEKLGRHRWVIERSIAWLTSYRRLTIRYERKPSHYLAFLTLAATITCYKKLAK